One Xenopus tropicalis strain Nigerian chromosome 8, UCB_Xtro_10.0, whole genome shotgun sequence genomic window carries:
- the ckm gene encoding creatine kinase M-type has protein sequence MPFGNTHNNWKLNYSSEEEYPDLTKHNNHMAKALSADIYKKLRDKQTPSGFTLDDVIQTGVDNPGHPFIMTVGCVAGDEESYEVFKDLFDPIIEDRHGGYKPTDKHKTDLNFANLKGGDDLDPNYVLSSRVRTGRSIKGYALPPHCSRGERRAIEKHSIKALSSLSGEFKGKYYPLKDMSDAEQQQLIDDHFLFDKPVSPLLLASGMGRDWPDARGIWHNENKTFLVWVNEEDHLRVISMQKGGNMKEVFRRFCEGLQKIEEIFKQAGHPFMWNEHLGYVLTCPSNLGTGLRGGVHAKLPNLSKHPKFDEILGRLRLQKRGTGGVDTAAVGGVFDISNADRLGFSEVDQVQMVVDGVKLMIEMEKKLEKGQSIDDMMPAQK, from the exons ATGCCTTTCGGTAACACCCATAATAACTGGAAATTGAATTATTCCTCTGAGGAGGAATATCCTGACCTCACCAAGCACAACAATCATATGGCCAAGGCCCTGTCTGCTGACATCTACAAGAAGCTCAGGGACAAGCAGACACCAAGTGGCTTCACCTTGGATGATGTCATTCAGACTGGAGTTGACAACCCAG GCCATCCTTTCATCATGACTGTGGGCTGCGTAGCAGGGGATGAGGAATCCTATGAGGTGTTCAAGGACCTTTTTGATCCCATTATTGAGGATCGTCACGGTGGTTACAAGCCAACTGACAAACACAAGACAGACCTCAACTTTGCCAACCTTAAG GGAGGTGATGACCTTGACCCAAACTATGTGTTGAGCAGCCGTGTAAGGACTGGCCGTAGCATTAAGGGATATGCCCTGCCCCCCCACTGCAGCCGTGGGGAGCGTCGTGCCATTGAAAAACACTCCATCAAAG CTCTCAGCAGTCTGTCTGGGGAATTCAAAGGGAAATACTACCCTCTCAAGGATATGTCAGATGCAGAGCAGCAGCAGCTGAttgatgaccacttcctgtttgACAAACCAGTGTCCCCTCTGCTTCTGGCCTCTGGCATGGGCCGTGACTGGCCTGATGCCCGTGGTATCTG GCACAATGAAAACAAGACCTTCCTGGTGTGGGTAAATGAAGAGGACCATCTGAGAGTCATTTCCATGCAGAAAGGAGGAAACATGAAAGAAGTCTTCAGACGCTTCTGTGAGGGACTTCAGAAG attGAAGAGATCTTTAAACAAGCAGGACACCCCTTCATGTGGAATGAACATCTGGGTTATGTCCTTACCTGCCCATCAAACTTGGGCACAGGCCTGAGAGGAGGTGTCCATGCCAAGCTCCCCAACCTCAGCAAACACCCCAAATTTGATGAGATACTGGGCAGGCTTCGTCTGCAGAAGAGAGGCACAG GTGGTGTTGACACTGCAGCAGTAGGAGGTGTCTTTGATATCTCCAATGCTGATAGGCTGGGCTTCTCTGAAGTGGACCAAGTCCAGATGGTAGTGGATGGTGTGAAACTCATGATTGAGATGGAGAAGAagcttgagaagggacagtcCATTGATGATATGATGCCAGCACAGAAGTAG
- the mark4 gene encoding MAP/microtubule affinity-regulating kinase 4 isoform X1, with translation MSRVTAGNERINDTSGSTRSEKASTPLSWPPRPPGARSRSSVPEEPHVGNYRLLRTIGKGNFAKVKLARHVLTGREVAIKIIDKTQLNPSSLQKLFREVRIMKGLNHPNIVKLFEVIETEKTLYLIMEYASGGEVFDYLVSHGRMKEKEARAKFRQIVSAVHYCHQKNIVHRDLKAENLLLDSESNIKIADFGFSNEFTPGGKLDTFCGSPPYAAPELFQGKRYNGPEVDVWSLGVILYTLVSGSLPFDGQNLKELRERVLRGKYRIPFYMSTDCEGVLRRFLVLNPSKRCTLDQIMNDKWMNIGFDSDDLKPYKEPEEDNADPKRIEIMLEMGYSREEIKDALSSNKYNEVMATYLLLGRKPESEGGESRSDSTLSLSRSRVASDVTNGATKSSSVHSKNQRGYQRQRRHSDFCGPAPAPSQAKRSPPGVGDDGAVGERLAPRRGSGSVGGGSRPPPPSSPMVSHAHNPNKAEIPEPRKEAPPTTINTPPGVMGRRNTYVCTDRHSSERHSLLHNDKENSSTPSRPPALSPSTQSIAERSSLSRGSNVRSTFHGGHVRDRRGQNPPPSSPTHPHEGLNQSRTRATSNLFSKLTSKLTRRVTDESERVWRPEVTGSYIPWNKTSANSSLLRPPRDVRRSSQHPPLQPTETSIAPNSPSSIGRPSPLPGKLRPLITVGTVGL, from the exons ATGTCTCGTGTTACCGCTGGCAATGAGAGGATAAATGACACG TCTGGATCCACCCGCTCAGAAAAAGCCTCTACACCTTTATCCTGGCCACCTCGACCTCCAGGAGCCCGGTCCAGAAGCTCCGTTCCTGAGGAGCCACATGTTGGGAATTACAGACTCCTAAGAACCATTGGAAAAGGGAATTTTGCTAAAGTCAAGCTGGCAAGACATGTCCTTActgggagagag GTTGCTATAAAGATCATTGACAAGACGCAGCTGAATCCCAGTAGTCTGCAAAAG CTATTTCGTGAGGTCCGAATCATGAAAGGACTTAATCATCCTAATATTG TGAAGCTGTTTGAAGTCATAGAAACTGAGAAAACGCTTTATCTCATCATGGAATACGCCAGTGGAG GTGAGGTATTTGACTATTTAGTGTCTCATGGACGTATGAAAGAGAAAGAGGCCCGTGCCAAATTCCGACAG ATTGTCTCTGCAGTCCATTACTGTCATCAGAAGAACATAGTTCATCGGGATCTCAAG gctgagaatctCCTTCTTGATTCAGAGTCTAATATAAAAATTGCAGACTTTGGATTCAGTAATGAGTTTACTCCAGGTGGGAAATTGGACACTTTCTGCGGTAGCCCCCCTTACGCTGCCCCTGAACTCTTTCAGGGAAAAAGGTACAATGGACCTGAGGTGGATGTCTGGAGCCTGGGAGTTATCTTATACACATTGGTCAGTGGATCCCTGCCATTTGATGGGCAGAATCTTAAG GAACTGAGAGAGCGAGTTCTGCGTGGGAAATACAGAATTCCATTCTATATGAGCACAGACTGTGAGGGTGTTCTACGAAGATTCCTAGTGTTAAATCCAAGCAAGAGGTGCACTTTGGAC CAAATAATGAATGACAAGTGGATGAATATTGGATTTGATAGTGATGATCTAAAGCCATATAAAGAACCAGAGGAGGACAATGCAGATCCCAAACGCATTG AGATTATGTTGGAAATGGGTTACTCACGTGAGGAGATTAAAGATGCTCTGAGCTCAAACAAGTACAATGAAGTGATGGCAACATACCTGCTGCTTGGAAGAAAGCCTGAG AGTGAAGGAGGAGAGTCTCGTTCAGACAGCACTCTTTCACTTTCTAGGTCCCGTGTTGCCTCAGATGTTACCAACGGTGCCACCAAGTCATCATCAGTACACAGCAAAAACCAGAGAGGCTATCAAAGGCAGAGAAGACACAGTGACTTCT GTGGTCCTGCCCCAGCTCCTTCACAGGCCAAGCGCAGCCCTCCTGGTGTAGGCGATGATGGTGCTGTTGGAGAACGTCTTGCCCCCCGGAGGGGCAGTGGATCAGTGGGTGGGGGCAGCCGGcctccccctccctcaagtcCCATGGTCAGCCATGCCCACAACCCTAACAAGGCAGAGATTCCTGAGCCAAGAAAGGAGGCCCCACCAACAACT ATTAATACTCCACCAGGGGTGATGGGTCGCAGAAATACATATGTTTGCACAGATCGGCACAGCTCTGAAAGACATTCACTTCTCCATAATGACAAAGAGAACAG CTCAACCCCATCTCGTCCACCTGCACTTTCACCATCCACACAGAGTATTGCAGAACGAAGCAGTCTTTCCAGGGGATCCAATGTTCGTAGCACTTTCCATGGGGGCCATGTGCGAGATCGGAGAGGCCAAAACCCACCCCCTAGTTCTCCAACCCACCCCCATGAAGGATTAAATCAAAGTCGGACCAGAGCCACATCAAACCTGTTTAGTAAACTGACCTCCAAACTGACCCGCAG ggtCACAGACGAATCTGAGAGAGTCTGGAGACCTGAGGTCACAGG TAGCTATATACCTTGGAATAAAACGTCGGCCAACTCCAGCCTGCTCAGACCTCCCAGGGATGTGAGAAGGTCAAGTCAGCACCCACCCTTGCAGCCAACAGAAACCTCCATTGCTCCCAACAGCCCTTCCTCAATAGGAAGGCCAAGCCCCCTACCAGGCAAGCTACGCCCACTTATCACTGTTGGGACAGTGGGACTTTAA
- the mark4 gene encoding MAP/microtubule affinity-regulating kinase 4 isoform X2 has translation MSRVTAGNERINDTSGSTRSEKASTPLSWPPRPPGARSRSSVPEEPHVGNYRLLRTIGKGNFAKVKLARHVLTGREVAIKIIDKTQLNPSSLQKLFREVRIMKGLNHPNIVKLFEVIETEKTLYLIMEYASGGEVFDYLVSHGRMKEKEARAKFRQIVSAVHYCHQKNIVHRDLKAENLLLDSESNIKIADFGFSNEFTPGGKLDTFCGSPPYAAPELFQGKRYNGPEVDVWSLGVILYTLVSGSLPFDGQNLKELRERVLRGKYRIPFYMSTDCEGVLRRFLVLNPSKRCTLDQIMNDKWMNIGFDSDDLKPYKEPEEDNADPKRIEIMLEMGYSREEIKDALSSNKYNEVMATYLLLGRKPESEGGESRSDSTLSLSRSRVASDVTNGATKSSSVHSKNQRGYQRQRRHSDFCGPAPAPSQAKRSPPGVGDDGAVGERLAPRRGSGSVGGGSRPPPPSSPMVSHAHNPNKAEIPEPRKEAPPTTINTPPGVMGRRNTYVCTDRHSSERHSLLHNDKENSSTPSRPPALSPSTQSIAERSSLSRGSNVRSTFHGGHVRDRRGQNPPPSSPTHPHEGLNQSRTRATSNLFSKLTSKLTRRVALDPSKRQASHRCVSGVSLPQDSKIRSQTNLRESGDLRSQVAIYLGIKRRPTPACSDLPGM, from the exons ATGTCTCGTGTTACCGCTGGCAATGAGAGGATAAATGACACG TCTGGATCCACCCGCTCAGAAAAAGCCTCTACACCTTTATCCTGGCCACCTCGACCTCCAGGAGCCCGGTCCAGAAGCTCCGTTCCTGAGGAGCCACATGTTGGGAATTACAGACTCCTAAGAACCATTGGAAAAGGGAATTTTGCTAAAGTCAAGCTGGCAAGACATGTCCTTActgggagagag GTTGCTATAAAGATCATTGACAAGACGCAGCTGAATCCCAGTAGTCTGCAAAAG CTATTTCGTGAGGTCCGAATCATGAAAGGACTTAATCATCCTAATATTG TGAAGCTGTTTGAAGTCATAGAAACTGAGAAAACGCTTTATCTCATCATGGAATACGCCAGTGGAG GTGAGGTATTTGACTATTTAGTGTCTCATGGACGTATGAAAGAGAAAGAGGCCCGTGCCAAATTCCGACAG ATTGTCTCTGCAGTCCATTACTGTCATCAGAAGAACATAGTTCATCGGGATCTCAAG gctgagaatctCCTTCTTGATTCAGAGTCTAATATAAAAATTGCAGACTTTGGATTCAGTAATGAGTTTACTCCAGGTGGGAAATTGGACACTTTCTGCGGTAGCCCCCCTTACGCTGCCCCTGAACTCTTTCAGGGAAAAAGGTACAATGGACCTGAGGTGGATGTCTGGAGCCTGGGAGTTATCTTATACACATTGGTCAGTGGATCCCTGCCATTTGATGGGCAGAATCTTAAG GAACTGAGAGAGCGAGTTCTGCGTGGGAAATACAGAATTCCATTCTATATGAGCACAGACTGTGAGGGTGTTCTACGAAGATTCCTAGTGTTAAATCCAAGCAAGAGGTGCACTTTGGAC CAAATAATGAATGACAAGTGGATGAATATTGGATTTGATAGTGATGATCTAAAGCCATATAAAGAACCAGAGGAGGACAATGCAGATCCCAAACGCATTG AGATTATGTTGGAAATGGGTTACTCACGTGAGGAGATTAAAGATGCTCTGAGCTCAAACAAGTACAATGAAGTGATGGCAACATACCTGCTGCTTGGAAGAAAGCCTGAG AGTGAAGGAGGAGAGTCTCGTTCAGACAGCACTCTTTCACTTTCTAGGTCCCGTGTTGCCTCAGATGTTACCAACGGTGCCACCAAGTCATCATCAGTACACAGCAAAAACCAGAGAGGCTATCAAAGGCAGAGAAGACACAGTGACTTCT GTGGTCCTGCCCCAGCTCCTTCACAGGCCAAGCGCAGCCCTCCTGGTGTAGGCGATGATGGTGCTGTTGGAGAACGTCTTGCCCCCCGGAGGGGCAGTGGATCAGTGGGTGGGGGCAGCCGGcctccccctccctcaagtcCCATGGTCAGCCATGCCCACAACCCTAACAAGGCAGAGATTCCTGAGCCAAGAAAGGAGGCCCCACCAACAACT ATTAATACTCCACCAGGGGTGATGGGTCGCAGAAATACATATGTTTGCACAGATCGGCACAGCTCTGAAAGACATTCACTTCTCCATAATGACAAAGAGAACAG CTCAACCCCATCTCGTCCACCTGCACTTTCACCATCCACACAGAGTATTGCAGAACGAAGCAGTCTTTCCAGGGGATCCAATGTTCGTAGCACTTTCCATGGGGGCCATGTGCGAGATCGGAGAGGCCAAAACCCACCCCCTAGTTCTCCAACCCACCCCCATGAAGGATTAAATCAAAGTCGGACCAGAGCCACATCAAACCTGTTTAGTAAACTGACCTCCAAACTGACCCGCAG GGTCGCTCTTGACCCCTCTAAGAGACAGGCGTCTCACCGCTGTGTGTCTGGAGTGTCTCTCCCTCAGGACAGCAAAATCA ggtCACAGACGAATCTGAGAGAGTCTGGAGACCTGAGGTCACAGG TAGCTATATACCTTGGAATAAAACGTCGGCCAACTCCAGCCTGCTCAGACCTCCCAGGGATGTGA